CAACATAATTGTAATTTTAACGCTTACCTTAATTAAAATGCCTCCTTTTTGCGACAACTCCAACAACTGCTATCTTTACAAAAAATTTCCAATGGCAAAGGGCAAAGAATCGTTTCCTCATATTGGCATTTACGGCAGAAGAAACTCGGGTAAGAGCACAACCATCAACTTTTTGGCAGGTCAGGATGTGGCCATCGTTTCCGACGTGGCTGGCACCACCACCGACCCGGTAAAGAAGTCGTTTGAGATTACTGGTTTTGGACCCGTCGTGCTGATTGATACCGCCGGCATTGATGATGAGGGCGAGTTGGGACGGCTAAGGATTGAGAAAACTTTGGAGTCTATTAAGTCAGCGGACCTTGCCTTGCTTGTTGTCACCAGCAACAACATTAATGGTAGCGAGGAGATGCTGATAGAGGAGTTTGCCAAGACAGACACCCCTTTTATTGTTGTCCACAACCAGAGCGACCGTAGACCGCTTCTTCCCGAATTCTCCACTACTATAGCTGACCGTTACCACGTTCCAGTGGTAGCCATCAGTGCGCTAAAAAAGGAGGGGTTAGAGCCGCTGCTAAAAGTTGTTAAGGAAACTATTCCAGAGTATAGTTTCAAGGCGCCATCTCTCCTTGGAGACCTTGTTGGCTACGGCGATGTGGTGTTGCTCATAACCCCCATCGACGTGGAGGCACCAGCAGGAAGGCTCATTCTGCCACAAGTGCAAGCAATACGGGACGTGCTCGACAACGATGCCGTCGCCATTGTTCTTAAGGAGCGGGAGGTAGATGGATTTCTAAGAAAAACTGGCATCAAGCCAGCGCTGGCAGTCACCGATAGCCAAATCTTCAACAAGGCCGACGCGGCAATTCCACGCGATATTCCGCTCACCAGCTTCAGCACGCTGCTGGCGCGCTTCAAGGGCGACTTTGAGAGTTACCTCAAAGGCACACCCAAAATTGCAACGCTCAAGGATGGTGATAAAATTCTAATTTTAGAGAGCTGCACCCATCACGTCTCCTGCGACGATATTGGCCGGGTGAAAATTCCCCGCTGGATTAGCCAATTCACCGGCAAGAAGCTAACGTTTGAAGTGGTAACCGGGCTGGATAAACTGCCCACCGACATTAAGGATTATGCGTTGGTAATACAGTGCGGAGGCTGCGTAATTACTCGTAAGCAGCTGATGAACCGGCTTCGTCCCGCCGTTCAGGCTGGCGTTCCGGTAACCAACTACGGCATGGCCATTGCCTACGTTCAAGGAATTTACAACCGGGCTATTGCACCATTCACTAACCAGCAATCCGACCCTAGAGAATACCTGTAGCCGCGGTTGTTTAATTCTTTACAACGCGGAAGGTTATGCGGTTACCATTCTCTTGAATAATCCCAGAATAGATACCCTTTGCCCATCCTCTGGTGGATACATGCTGTTTCTCCCCAGAAAGTGTTGAATGGTAAACCACTCTTCCCGCAAGGTCGAATATTGAGATGGAAGCACCAACAAGGTCTGGTGTTACCTCAACCACAACAAAGTCACCGGCAGGATTAGGATGTATTCGAACTTTTGAAGCAACATCCAACTCCTTCACTGAAACAGGACTACCGTTTTGAACCATCAGCAATTCACCATTAGGATCAAGCGTAACTGAAGTTGGCTCCCCCGAAACAGGAATGGTAAATTCCTGTCCATTTTGAGTCCACACCACCGTTGTATCACGCACCCCTCCGCTGAAAGCAATGCGCACATCCATGCTCATCCTAAAAAATGGAACCGAAATGTCACTGGTGATCTGGTTCAACTTTAAAGTAACCATGCCAGTATTATAGTGATATGTAGACGAAACGGTAGGAAACCCCTTGCCATAGTACCACTGGTTAAAAAACCAAGAGTAGTCCTTTTCGGTAAAACTATTGAGCACGGTCAGAAAATCAGCGCCGGTTGCCGTTCCATGTCCATATTGTGTCAAAAATTGTCTGAGCATTCCAAAAAATTCCGTATCGTTGCCCAACTCCTTACGAAGCATGTGTATAATGGCTGCTCCCTTTTTGTAGGAGAGGTAGTAATCGAAAATCCTATTTTCATTGGTAGCATCACTCGCTGGAACGTATACGCTGCCATGCGGTTCCATCAAGGCCATTGAAAATGCGCTGCTCATCCAAGCCGCAG
This genomic interval from Williamwhitmania sp. contains the following:
- the hydF gene encoding [FeFe] hydrogenase H-cluster maturation GTPase HydF, coding for MAKGKESFPHIGIYGRRNSGKSTTINFLAGQDVAIVSDVAGTTTDPVKKSFEITGFGPVVLIDTAGIDDEGELGRLRIEKTLESIKSADLALLVVTSNNINGSEEMLIEEFAKTDTPFIVVHNQSDRRPLLPEFSTTIADRYHVPVVAISALKKEGLEPLLKVVKETIPEYSFKAPSLLGDLVGYGDVVLLITPIDVEAPAGRLILPQVQAIRDVLDNDAVAIVLKEREVDGFLRKTGIKPALAVTDSQIFNKADAAIPRDIPLTSFSTLLARFKGDFESYLKGTPKIATLKDGDKILILESCTHHVSCDDIGRVKIPRWISQFTGKKLTFEVVTGLDKLPTDIKDYALVIQCGGCVITRKQLMNRLRPAVQAGVPVTNYGMAIAYVQGIYNRAIAPFTNQQSDPREYL